A single region of the Leptotrichia massiliensis genome encodes:
- a CDS encoding ABC transporter ATP-binding protein gives MSLLKTTDLGISFGGLRAVDEVNIEIKEGELVGLIGPNGAGKTTIFNLLTGVYKPTDGDISINQISINKKTTPQIVALGVARTFQNIRLFKELTVLDNVKMALNSSMKYNTFEAIFRLPRFWKEEKEITDKALDLLDIFDMAEMANITAGNLSYGQQRKLEIARALATNPKLLLLDEPAAGMNPNETRELMNTISFIRNKFKIAILLIEHDMDLVMGICERLYVLNFGRIIASGLPDEIQNNKEVIAAYLGE, from the coding sequence ATGTCATTATTAAAAACGACAGATTTGGGAATATCTTTTGGTGGGCTAAGAGCTGTTGATGAGGTAAATATTGAGATTAAAGAAGGGGAACTGGTTGGATTGATTGGTCCAAACGGAGCTGGGAAAACGACAATATTTAACTTGCTGACAGGCGTTTACAAGCCTACTGATGGAGATATTTCTATAAATCAGATTAGTATAAATAAAAAAACTACTCCACAAATAGTTGCTTTAGGAGTTGCCAGAACATTTCAGAATATAAGGCTATTTAAGGAATTAACAGTGCTTGACAACGTAAAGATGGCACTTAACAGCAGTATGAAGTACAATACTTTTGAAGCGATTTTTAGGCTTCCTAGATTTTGGAAGGAAGAAAAGGAAATAACAGATAAGGCACTTGATTTGCTGGATATTTTTGATATGGCTGAAATGGCAAATATTACAGCTGGAAACTTGTCTTATGGGCAGCAAAGAAAACTCGAGATAGCAAGGGCTTTGGCGACAAATCCCAAATTATTGCTATTGGATGAGCCTGCAGCGGGAATGAATCCAAATGAGACAAGAGAACTGATGAATACAATCAGCTTTATAAGAAATAAATTTAAAATTGCAATTTTGTTAATCGAGCATGATATGGACTTGGTAATGGGAATTTGTGAAAGACTTTATGTGCTGAATTTTGGAAGAATTATTGCTTCAGGTCTGCCTGATGAAATTCAAAATAATAAAGAAGTTATTGCAGCTTATTTGGGAGAATAA
- a CDS encoding branched-chain amino acid ABC transporter permease produces the protein MEKNNKDVKTKNIDNTEKNQNEQNNKIKENKEVQEYKWKNLNYFNKLNVKNYVVTFISIVALYIVLSFTFDPNDAFSYTKGIYINILIFVLFAVSLNITVGLMGQLNLGQAGFIAIGGYSAAFISKILVNYNLPPFLQLILVSLFGGLVAAVFGFFVGGSTLRLRGDYLAIITLAFGEIIKYIIQNLDFLGGATGLNNIPTILDFSNTYFIVVISIIIIAMAMTSRKGKEILSIREDEIAAENIGIGLNRVKLYGFAFSAFFAGVGGSLFAHNIGILTPDKFGFLFSIEILVMVVLGGLGSITGAIIAATILTLLNERLRDVSQFRYLVYAIILISLMIFRPKGIFGTKEFTFAGTKRRINRIRNYRNNKGEKSES, from the coding sequence ATGGAAAAAAACAATAAAGATGTAAAAACAAAAAATATAGATAATACAGAAAAAAATCAAAACGAACAGAATAATAAGATCAAAGAAAATAAAGAAGTACAAGAATATAAATGGAAAAACTTAAATTATTTTAACAAATTAAATGTAAAAAATTATGTAGTTACATTTATTTCGATAGTTGCACTTTATATCGTCCTAAGTTTTACTTTTGATCCAAATGATGCTTTCAGTTATACAAAAGGAATATATATAAACATATTAATTTTTGTTTTATTTGCAGTGAGTCTAAACATAACAGTTGGTCTTATGGGACAGCTTAATTTGGGGCAAGCTGGATTTATCGCAATTGGTGGATATTCAGCGGCATTTATTTCAAAAATACTTGTAAACTATAATTTGCCTCCATTTTTACAGTTAATACTAGTATCATTGTTTGGTGGATTGGTTGCGGCTGTATTTGGATTTTTTGTTGGTGGAAGTACTCTTAGGTTAAGAGGGGATTATCTTGCTATTATAACACTTGCCTTCGGAGAAATTATAAAATATATTATTCAAAATCTGGACTTTTTAGGAGGAGCAACTGGACTTAATAATATTCCAACAATTCTAGATTTTTCAAACACATATTTCATTGTAGTTATTTCAATTATTATAATTGCAATGGCAATGACTTCCAGAAAAGGGAAGGAAATTCTATCAATTAGGGAAGATGAAATTGCGGCAGAAAATATAGGAATCGGATTAAATCGTGTAAAACTCTATGGGTTTGCTTTTTCAGCATTTTTTGCTGGGGTTGGAGGATCGTTATTTGCTCATAATATTGGAATTTTGACGCCAGATAAATTTGGATTTTTATTCTCAATAGAAATTCTTGTTATGGTAGTGCTAGGTGGGCTTGGAAGTATTACGGGAGCAATTATCGCTGCAACGATTTTGACACTTCTAAATGAAAGATTAAGAGATGTTTCGCAGTTTAGATACTTAGTTTATGCAATCATATTAATTTCATTAATGATTTTCCGTCCAAAAGGGATTTTTGGTACGAAGGAATTTACATTTGCAGGAACAAAGAGAAGAATTAACAGGATTAGAAATTATAGAAATAATAAGGGTGAGAAAAGCGAAAGCTAA
- a CDS encoding AMP-binding protein, whose amino-acid sequence MFLERTERLALVDFDNKHINYIDLIDNIKYFSEYVVELGKEKFGLIVMENRPEWIYSFFAVWDKKSAGIALDANSNSGEILYVLEDSHPNVIFCSNETEKTIFEAVEKYSSKNTVKIINVDKITVEQGKMNAIKNMQFELENPAGDETAAMLYTSGTTGSPKGVMLSFNNLNTEMEGLYEKGIFDYRDQILAILPFHHVLPLTASVLLMLKYQTSIVFVEKIASKEIFDALEKNRVTAIIGVPRVFKLFYDGIKQQIDAKFITRFIYKMMSNVKSLKIKRKVFAKVHKKFGGHLDFIVVGGAKMDPEISRFYETLGFYALEGYGLTETAPVIAVNSKKERKIGTVGKKLNNIEIKIVDEELWVKGPIVMKGYYNKPDKTAEVITEDGWFKTGDLATIDEEGYVTIRGRKNTMIVLSNGKNIDPETLENRVVAQSNGLIKEIGIFNYKNKLAAIIVPDLLEFRKRGITNTKAYIKNIVEDYNLKAHNYEKVLDYKLFEEELPKTRVGKTRRFMLPDLYEKNEIVKKEKTPEPTDEAYKILKEYVKKNKGIEPQPEENLELEIGMDSLDIVEFFAFIENSFGIQLDEEKFAGMPNLKLLSEYINQKATKFEDNDIDWKQIISETKPIEDNKNRWVTKFLKIFQPIVDLYFRVKKIDRKKLTDNPQIFVSNHQSFVDPLILGSLFPNKIVFNTLFLAIDWYFKKGVMKLLVSNGNVVLIDINKNIRKSVEEIVGYLKSGKSIVIFPEGARTKDGKVAQFKKVFAIIAKELNVDIQCLGIKGAFEAYSRYMKFPKPKKIEVAVLEKFSPEGSYDEITQKAEKIIKEYVEN is encoded by the coding sequence ATGTTTTTAGAGAGAACAGAGCGGCTGGCGTTAGTTGATTTTGACAATAAGCACATTAATTATATTGATTTGATAGATAATATAAAATATTTTTCTGAGTATGTAGTTGAATTGGGAAAGGAGAAGTTTGGACTGATTGTTATGGAAAATCGTCCAGAATGGATTTACAGCTTTTTTGCAGTATGGGATAAAAAATCAGCTGGAATCGCCCTTGATGCCAATAGCAATTCAGGCGAAATTTTATACGTGCTGGAAGATTCACATCCAAACGTAATTTTCTGCTCAAACGAAACAGAAAAAACTATTTTTGAAGCAGTTGAAAAATATAGTTCAAAAAATACTGTAAAAATAATAAATGTGGATAAGATTACAGTTGAACAGGGAAAAATGAATGCTATAAAAAATATGCAGTTTGAACTCGAAAATCCAGCTGGAGATGAAACAGCGGCTATGCTTTATACTTCAGGAACAACTGGAAGTCCAAAAGGTGTAATGCTGTCTTTCAATAATTTAAATACTGAAATGGAAGGACTTTATGAAAAAGGAATATTTGATTACAGAGATCAGATTTTGGCAATATTGCCGTTTCACCATGTTCTGCCTTTGACGGCGAGCGTTCTTTTGATGTTAAAATATCAGACTTCAATTGTATTTGTAGAAAAAATTGCAAGCAAGGAAATATTTGACGCTCTTGAAAAAAATAGAGTAACTGCAATAATAGGTGTGCCAAGAGTATTCAAGCTATTTTATGATGGAATAAAGCAGCAAATTGACGCAAAATTCATTACACGGTTTATTTACAAAATGATGAGCAATGTCAAATCATTGAAGATAAAAAGAAAAGTCTTTGCAAAAGTTCATAAAAAATTTGGTGGGCATCTTGACTTTATCGTTGTCGGTGGAGCAAAAATGGATCCTGAAATTTCAAGGTTTTATGAAACATTAGGATTTTACGCCCTTGAGGGTTATGGACTTACCGAAACTGCACCGGTTATCGCTGTAAATTCAAAAAAAGAAAGAAAAATCGGAACAGTTGGGAAAAAACTTAATAACATTGAAATAAAGATTGTGGATGAAGAACTGTGGGTAAAAGGTCCGATTGTTATGAAAGGCTATTACAATAAGCCTGATAAGACTGCGGAAGTAATTACTGAAGACGGATGGTTCAAGACAGGAGACTTAGCGACAATTGATGAAGAAGGCTATGTTACAATTCGTGGAAGAAAAAATACAATGATTGTTCTTTCAAATGGTAAGAATATTGATCCAGAAACGCTTGAAAATAGAGTGGTTGCACAAAGTAATGGATTAATCAAGGAAATTGGTATTTTTAATTACAAAAATAAGTTAGCTGCAATAATCGTTCCAGATTTGTTGGAGTTTAGAAAACGTGGGATTACAAATACAAAGGCTTATATAAAAAATATAGTGGAAGATTATAACCTAAAGGCACATAACTACGAAAAAGTGCTTGATTACAAGTTATTTGAAGAAGAATTGCCAAAAACTAGAGTTGGAAAGACACGTAGATTTATGCTGCCAGACTTATATGAAAAAAATGAGATTGTAAAAAAAGAAAAAACGCCTGAACCAACTGATGAAGCATATAAAATATTAAAGGAATATGTCAAGAAAAATAAAGGAATTGAGCCACAGCCAGAAGAAAATCTGGAACTTGAAATCGGAATGGATTCACTTGATATTGTGGAATTTTTTGCGTTTATAGAAAACAGTTTTGGAATTCAGCTGGATGAAGAAAAGTTTGCTGGAATGCCCAATTTAAAACTATTATCTGAATACATCAACCAAAAAGCTACAAAATTTGAAGACAACGATATTGACTGGAAACAGATTATAAGTGAAACAAAACCTATAGAGGACAATAAAAACCGTTGGGTAACAAAATTTTTAAAAATATTTCAACCAATTGTCGATTTATATTTTAGAGTAAAAAAAATTGACAGGAAAAAATTAACAGACAATCCGCAAATTTTTGTATCAAATCATCAAAGTTTTGTAGATCCATTAATTCTAGGATCACTATTTCCAAATAAAATTGTTTTTAATACATTATTTTTAGCAATTGACTGGTATTTTAAAAAAGGTGTAATGAAACTTCTTGTTTCAAATGGAAATGTCGTTTTAATTGATATTAACAAAAATATTAGAAAAAGTGTAGAAGAAATAGTCGGATACCTGAAAAGCGGGAAAAGCATTGTAATTTTCCCAGAAGGAGCAAGAACAAAAGATGGAAAAGTTGCTCAATTTAAAAAGGTATTTGCTATAATTGCAAAGGAACTGAATGTCGATATTCAATGTCTTGGAATAAAAGGTGCATTTGAAGCATATTCAAGATATATGAAGTTCCCAAAACCGAAAAAAATTGAAGTAGCAGTGCTGGAAAAATTCTCGCCAGAAGGAAGCTATGATGAAATTACACAAAAAGCAGAAAAAATTATAAAAGAATATGTTGAGAATTAA
- a CDS encoding ABC transporter substrate-binding protein encodes MKKLFLTMLLVTILIVSCGKKTTNSNIIKIGVIAPLTGNYAQYGIAVKEGIELKVEAINNAGGINGKKIELVIADSKGDVQESVNAFKKMVSQDKVNIVIGEVVSATSQAISGLAQSAKVPLISATATSLDVTKGKDFVFRTTFTDPYQGTATAKYAKSKGVKSIAILTNSSNDYSIGIANAFKEQAAKDGITITEEKYTNDDKDFKAILTKVKGQNPQAIFIPDYYNTIGLIISQAKDLGITAQYFGGDGWDGIQTNFGAVAEGAIFASQFSPEDKAENVQKFMKDYQAKFNKEPIMFAALGYDTVEIVEAALKSSKDLTGSSIKEAMNAVSGIDLITGKLKFDADRNPEKAVTFIEVKGGKLTLKEKF; translated from the coding sequence ATGAAAAAATTATTTCTGACAATGTTATTAGTCACCATTCTTATTGTTAGTTGTGGAAAGAAAACTACTAATAGTAATATTATAAAAATTGGAGTTATTGCACCACTTACTGGAAATTATGCACAATATGGGATTGCAGTAAAAGAAGGTATTGAACTGAAAGTAGAGGCTATTAATAATGCAGGAGGGATTAATGGTAAAAAAATCGAACTTGTTATTGCAGATAGTAAAGGTGATGTTCAAGAATCGGTGAATGCATTTAAAAAAATGGTTTCACAAGATAAGGTGAATATCGTGATTGGAGAAGTTGTTTCGGCTACTTCACAGGCTATTTCAGGACTTGCTCAAAGTGCAAAAGTACCTTTAATTTCGGCAACTGCTACAAGCCTTGATGTTACAAAAGGAAAAGATTTCGTGTTTAGAACGACATTTACAGATCCTTATCAAGGAACAGCAACTGCAAAATATGCAAAATCAAAAGGCGTAAAATCAATCGCAATTTTAACAAATTCTTCAAATGATTATTCTATAGGAATTGCAAATGCATTTAAAGAACAGGCTGCAAAAGATGGAATAACTATTACTGAAGAAAAATATACAAATGATGATAAAGATTTTAAAGCAATTTTGACAAAAGTAAAAGGGCAAAATCCACAGGCTATCTTTATACCAGATTATTACAATACAATTGGATTAATTATTTCTCAAGCAAAAGATCTGGGAATAACTGCACAATATTTTGGTGGAGATGGATGGGATGGAATTCAGACTAACTTTGGAGCAGTTGCGGAAGGAGCAATTTTTGCAAGCCAATTTTCTCCAGAAGATAAAGCTGAAAATGTTCAGAAATTTATGAAAGATTATCAAGCTAAATTTAATAAAGAACCAATAATGTTTGCTGCACTTGGATACGACACAGTGGAAATTGTAGAAGCTGCATTAAAATCTTCAAAAGATTTGACAGGATCATCTATAAAAGAAGCTATGAACGCAGTTAGCGGAATTGATCTTATAACTGGAAAGTTAAAGTTTGATGCTGATAGAAACCCTGAAAAAGCAGTTACATTTATTGAAGTAAAAGGTGGAAAACTTACATTAAAAGAAAAATTTTAA
- a CDS encoding YciI family protein, which translates to MKQIFIISTTYTKSLEEVGKFRQEHFEFIQKNIDAGKFIAGGRQNPPTGGLILAFNVTREELEEILKEDPYYKNNLIETVITEFTPALLDKEFEKYFN; encoded by the coding sequence ATGAAGCAAATATTTATTATATCTACGACTTATACAAAATCACTAGAGGAAGTGGGAAAATTTAGACAGGAGCATTTTGAGTTTATTCAAAAAAATATTGATGCTGGAAAATTTATTGCTGGCGGACGGCAAAATCCTCCAACTGGCGGGCTTATTCTTGCGTTCAATGTAACTAGGGAAGAGCTTGAGGAAATATTAAAGGAAGATCCGTATTACAAAAATAATTTGATAGAAACCGTGATAACTGAATTTACACCTGCGTTACTGGATAAGGAATTTGAAAAATATTTTAATTAG
- a CDS encoding outer membrane beta-barrel protein, with translation MKKTLIGLFLVLGAASFADAGKIEAKGGIDLGGKYHYGKNYKNQKVKKSSGEIGAEYRYEVTPGLEVGGGTAFQFHKDLKDKVSGQNLKNYNSFPLYGTAKYTFDTQTAVKPYVKGDLGYSFNNGDHDYGNVGKYKAKGGAYYGVGGGVNFNNVNVELMFKENKGKYEYEGPLGVKSKYNADYKRVSLGVGYDFNLGN, from the coding sequence ATGAAAAAGACATTAATTGGATTATTTTTAGTTTTAGGAGCAGCTTCGTTTGCAGATGCTGGAAAAATTGAAGCTAAAGGTGGAATAGATCTTGGTGGAAAATATCATTATGGAAAGAATTATAAAAACCAAAAAGTTAAAAAAAGTTCAGGAGAAATTGGTGCTGAATACAGATACGAAGTAACTCCAGGATTAGAAGTAGGTGGAGGGACAGCATTCCAATTCCATAAAGACTTAAAAGATAAAGTTTCTGGACAAAATTTGAAAAACTATAATTCATTCCCTCTATATGGAACTGCAAAATATACTTTTGATACACAAACAGCAGTTAAACCTTATGTTAAAGGTGATTTAGGATATTCATTCAATAATGGAGATCATGACTATGGTAATGTTGGGAAATATAAAGCTAAAGGTGGAGCATACTACGGTGTAGGTGGAGGAGTTAACTTCAACAATGTAAACGTAGAACTTATGTTCAAAGAAAACAAAGGAAAATATGAATACGAAGGACCTTTAGGTGTTAAATCTAAATATAATGCTGACTACAAAAGAGTTAGTCTTGGTGTAGGTTATGACTTTAATTTAGGAAACTAA
- a CDS encoding ABC transporter substrate-binding protein produces the protein MKKILFLVSLLALFVLSCGAKSSKDSNVIKVGVIGALTGNVAQYGTSTINGFKLKVKEINAAGGINGKKIEIVEADSKGDVQEAINAFKKMVSQDKIDIFVGEVTSGPSLAIAPLAQQAKIPMITATGTAFDITKGKDFVYRTTFTDPYQGVVVAKYAKAKGYKNITVLTNTGSDYSVGLANAFKEQAKKEGIQVKEEQYTADDKDFRALLTKVKGYNSEVIFVPDYYNTIGLILTQAKELGIKAQFMGGDGWDGIQTNFGKVANGAVFASQFAPDDPDQNVQKFIAAYKNEYKIDPIIFAALGYDTGTILETALKNVSDLSSKDAIKEAIKKFDGTLVTGSLKFDTERNPEKKVTFIEVKDGKLSLKEKF, from the coding sequence ATGAAAAAAATATTATTCTTAGTTTCATTGTTGGCATTATTCGTACTGAGCTGTGGAGCAAAGTCGTCTAAGGACAGCAATGTTATAAAAGTTGGTGTTATAGGAGCATTAACTGGAAATGTGGCACAATATGGAACAAGTACAATAAACGGATTTAAATTGAAGGTAAAAGAAATAAATGCCGCTGGTGGAATTAATGGGAAAAAAATTGAAATTGTGGAAGCGGACAGTAAAGGTGATGTGCAGGAAGCGATTAATGCGTTCAAAAAAATGGTTTCACAAGATAAAATTGACATTTTTGTAGGAGAAGTTACATCTGGACCATCTCTTGCAATTGCACCGCTTGCACAACAAGCTAAAATTCCTATGATTACAGCAACTGGAACTGCATTTGACATCACAAAAGGAAAAGATTTTGTTTACAGAACTACATTTACAGATCCTTATCAAGGTGTCGTTGTTGCAAAATATGCAAAAGCAAAAGGTTATAAAAACATTACTGTTTTAACTAATACTGGAAGTGACTATTCTGTAGGGCTTGCAAACGCATTTAAGGAACAAGCTAAAAAAGAAGGAATTCAAGTAAAAGAAGAACAATACACTGCTGATGACAAGGATTTTAGAGCATTGCTTACAAAAGTAAAAGGATACAATTCTGAAGTAATTTTCGTACCAGATTATTACAACACAATTGGACTAATCTTGACACAGGCAAAAGAACTTGGAATAAAGGCTCAATTCATGGGTGGAGATGGATGGGATGGAATCCAGACTAACTTTGGAAAAGTTGCAAATGGAGCAGTTTTTGCAAGCCAGTTTGCACCAGATGACCCTGATCAAAATGTTCAAAAATTTATTGCAGCATACAAAAATGAATATAAAATAGATCCAATTATTTTTGCCGCTTTAGGATATGATACTGGAACTATTTTAGAAACAGCGTTGAAAAATGTTTCTGACTTGTCTTCTAAAGATGCAATAAAAGAAGCAATTAAAAAATTTGATGGTACTTTGGTTACAGGTTCGCTAAAATTTGATACAGAAAGAAATCCTGAGAAAAAAGTTACATTTATTGAAGTGAAAGATGGAAAACTTTCATTGAAGGAAAAATTCTAG
- a CDS encoding Glu/Leu/Phe/Val family dehydrogenase, translated as MAKETLNPFEIAQKQVKSACDKLNADPAVYEILKNPMRVLEVSFPVRLDDGTVKTFTGYRSQHNNAVGPFKGGLRFHPNVTRDEVKALSTWMTFKCSVAGIPYGGGKGGMAIDPKDYSKAELERISKGFAKAISPIIGEKVDIPAPDVNTNGQIMSWMVDAYEEIEGKSAKGVFTGKPLEFGGSLARTEATGYGVNLAAKKALEKLNIDVKGATYAVQGFGNVGFYTAYYAHKDGAKIVAFSNVDVAIYNENGIDMEAVIKDFKENGCISENKGYGKDITNAELLELEVDVLTPCALENQITSENADRIKAKVVVEGANGPTTPEADEILFKKGILVVPDILANAGGVVVSYFEWVQNLQSYYWSFEEVQQKENVLLSGAFEDVWALAAEYKVDLRNAAYMKSIERIAKAMKLRGWY; from the coding sequence ATGGCAAAAGAAACATTGAATCCATTTGAGATTGCACAAAAACAAGTAAAATCAGCTTGTGATAAGTTAAACGCAGATCCAGCTGTGTACGAAATCCTAAAAAATCCAATGAGAGTGTTGGAAGTATCGTTCCCAGTAAGATTAGATGACGGAACAGTTAAAACATTTACAGGATACAGATCTCAACATAACAATGCGGTAGGGCCTTTCAAAGGTGGACTTAGATTCCATCCAAACGTAACAAGAGATGAAGTAAAAGCATTATCAACTTGGATGACATTCAAATGTTCAGTAGCAGGAATCCCTTATGGTGGTGGAAAAGGTGGAATGGCAATTGATCCTAAAGATTATTCTAAAGCTGAGTTAGAAAGAATTTCTAAAGGCTTTGCAAAAGCAATTTCACCAATTATTGGAGAAAAAGTAGATATACCAGCTCCAGACGTTAATACAAACGGACAAATCATGTCCTGGATGGTTGACGCTTATGAAGAAATTGAAGGGAAATCAGCAAAAGGTGTATTCACAGGAAAACCTTTAGAATTTGGCGGATCTCTTGCAAGAACAGAAGCAACTGGATACGGAGTTAATTTGGCAGCTAAAAAAGCGTTAGAAAAACTAAACATTGATGTCAAGGGAGCAACTTACGCTGTACAAGGATTTGGAAATGTAGGTTTTTACACAGCGTACTATGCACATAAAGATGGTGCAAAAATTGTAGCTTTCTCAAATGTTGATGTTGCAATTTACAATGAAAATGGAATTGATATGGAAGCTGTAATCAAAGATTTTAAAGAAAACGGATGTATTTCAGAAAACAAAGGTTACGGAAAAGATATTACAAATGCTGAGCTGTTGGAACTAGAAGTCGATGTTTTAACGCCATGTGCTTTGGAAAATCAAATTACTTCTGAAAATGCTGACAGAATTAAAGCAAAAGTAGTTGTAGAAGGAGCAAATGGACCAACTACTCCAGAAGCTGATGAAATCTTATTTAAAAAAGGAATCTTAGTTGTGCCTGACATTTTGGCAAACGCAGGTGGAGTTGTAGTTTCATACTTTGAATGGGTACAAAACCTGCAAAGTTACTACTGGTCTTTTGAAGAAGTTCAACAAAAGGAAAATGTGCTATTATCAGGAGCATTTGAAGATGTATGGGCTTTAGCGGCTGAATACAAGGTAGATTTAAGAAATGCTGCTTATATGAAGAGTATTGAAAGAATTGCAAAAGCAATGAAATTAAGAGGATGGTATTAA
- a CDS encoding branched-chain amino acid ABC transporter permease has translation MLKSFIEQTINGLQTGSIYALIALGYTMVYGIVKLINFAHGDILMVGAYATLIAVSHGMPLIVAIILSIVICAILGVVIDFFAYRPIRNAPKISALITAIGMSFLLESLALIIFGANPKVIDQKYIPGFLSNNNKINLGFLQISMLTIFVIVVTLICMVALNLFIKNTKLGKATRAVSQDTGAAQLMGINVNKTIAITFAIGSGLGALGGALYAIVYPQIEPYMGMLPGLKAFIAAVFGGIGSIPGAMVGGYVLGLLEAYVKGSSLTTWANPIVFGVLILILIFRPNGLFGKNMKEKV, from the coding sequence ATGTTAAAGAGTTTTATTGAACAGACTATTAACGGACTGCAGACTGGAAGTATTTATGCATTGATTGCATTGGGCTATACAATGGTTTATGGTATCGTTAAACTTATAAATTTTGCACATGGTGATATACTTATGGTAGGGGCTTATGCTACTTTAATTGCCGTGTCACATGGAATGCCCTTAATTGTGGCTATTATTTTGTCGATTGTTATATGTGCTATTTTGGGAGTTGTAATTGATTTCTTTGCATATCGTCCAATTCGAAATGCACCTAAAATTTCGGCACTTATTACAGCGATTGGAATGAGCTTTTTGCTGGAAAGTTTGGCACTTATAATATTTGGAGCAAATCCAAAAGTTATTGATCAGAAATATATACCAGGTTTTTTATCAAATAATAATAAAATCAATCTAGGATTTTTGCAAATTAGCATGCTTACAATATTTGTAATTGTAGTTACTTTAATTTGTATGGTCGCTTTGAACTTGTTTATTAAAAATACAAAACTGGGAAAAGCGACAAGAGCAGTTTCGCAGGATACAGGAGCTGCACAGCTTATGGGAATTAATGTAAATAAGACTATTGCCATAACATTTGCAATTGGATCAGGGCTTGGTGCATTGGGTGGAGCATTGTATGCGATTGTTTATCCGCAAATTGAGCCATATATGGGAATGTTGCCAGGACTGAAGGCGTTTATTGCGGCTGTATTTGGAGGAATTGGAAGTATTCCAGGAGCTATGGTTGGTGGATACGTCTTAGGACTTCTTGAAGCTTATGTAAAAGGTTCATCACTTACAACTTGGGCAAATCCTATTGTATTTGGTGTGCTGATATTAATATTAATTTTTAGGCCAAATGGACTATTTGGTAAGAATATGAAAGAAAAAGTCTAA